A single window of Oncorhynchus clarkii lewisi isolate Uvic-CL-2024 chromosome 10, UVic_Ocla_1.0, whole genome shotgun sequence DNA harbors:
- the LOC139419174 gene encoding RNA-binding protein 47-like isoform X2 — translation MTAEDPASSSSAMSNNPAPSGSNPPGPSHHSPHGPITVPEGVSGAHNEAALVSLMERTGYGMVQENGQRKYGPPPGWESASPPRGCEIFVGKIPRDVYEDELVPVFESAGQIYEMRLMMDFDGKNRGYAFVMYTQKHQAKRAVRELNNYEVRPGRLLGVCCSVDNCRLFIGGIPKTKKREEILEEVSKVTEGVLDVIVYASAADKMKNRGFAFVEYESHRAAAMARRKLMPGRIQLWGHQIAVDWAEPEIDVDEDVMETVKILYVRNLMMETSEDTLRQVFGQWNQGCVERVKKIRDYAFVHFSSRDDAVVAMDHLNGTEVEGSCIEVTLAKPVDKEQYTRYQKASKGGATAAAAVAAPEPVQQNYVYQCDPYTLTYYGYPYNTLIGPNRDYFIKAGAVRGRGRATAGSRAPGPRGSYLGGYSAGRGIYSRYHEGKAKGPDNKAYELIPSMELTASVNPLGIKPCTMGLQALGGQYPVFQGAKLMEEGKMHHSVEHLINPLALQHDHTAQNTQTVIPAVSSPPPYQVHTQTVIPTVSSPPPYQGRPITPVYTMTHNMQRIPTASGLYGAGYMPITNYNAAALAALQKNAAVAAAAYGGYAGYAVPQAFPAAAFQVPIHDVYQTY, via the exons ATGACAGCCGAAGATcccgcctcctcctcttcagccATGAGTAATAACCCAGCGCCTTCCGGTTCCAACCCCCCAGGCCCTTCCCATCACTCCCCGCACGGACCAATCACAGTGCCCGAGGGTGTGTCCGGGGCCCACAATGAAGCGGCCCTAGTGTCTCTGATGGAGCGTACGGGTTACGGCATGGTGCAGGAGAACGGTCAGAGGAAATACGGCCCTCCGCCGGGCTGGGAATCCGCCTCCCCGCCACGCGGCTGTGAGATCTTCGTGGGTAAGATTCCCCGGGACGTCTACGAAGACGAGCTGGTCCCGGTTTTCGAGTCGGCGGGTCAGATCTACGAGATGCGTCTGATGATGGACTTTGATGGTAAGAACCGCGGCTACGCCTTCGTcatgtacacacagaaacaccagGCTAAACGGGCCGTGCGGGAGCTCAACAACTACGAGGTGCGTCCCGGACGCCTACTAGGGGTCTGCTGCTCTGTGGACAACTGTCGCCTCTTCATCGGGGGCATCCCCAAAAccaagaagagagaggagatccTGGAGGAGGTGTCCAAGGTGACGGAGGGCGTCCTGGACGTCATAGTGTACGCCAGCGCTGCGGACAAGATGAAGAACCGGGGCTTTGCCTTCGTGGAGTATGAGAGTCACCGTGCCGCGGCCATGGCGCGCAGGAAGCTGATGCCCGGCAGGATCCAGCTGTGGGGGCACCAGATCGCCGTGGACTGGGCGGAGCCGGAGATAGACGTGGACGAGGACGTCATGGAGACCGTGAAGATTCTATACGTCAGGAACCTGATGATGGAGACCAGCGAGGACACACTGCGACAG GTGTTTGGCCAGTGGAACCAGGGCTGCGTGGAACGTGTCAAGAAGATCCGCGACTACGCCTTCGTCCACTTCTCGTCCCGTGACGATGCCGTGGTTGCCATGGACCACTTGAACGGGACGGAGGTGGAGGGGTCCTGTATCGAGGTCACCCTGGCTAAGCCTGTCGACAAAGAGCAGTACACGCGTTACCAGAAGGCATCTAAAGGGGGCGCTACAGCGGCCGCGGCCGTGGCAGCTCCGGAACCAGTCCAGCAGAACTACGTGTACCAGTGTGACCCCTACACCCTCACCTACTATGGGTACCCTTACAACACGCTGATCGGACCCAACAGGGACTACTTCATCAAAG CAGGTGCTGTGCGAGGTCGTGGCCGAGCGACGGCAGGTAGCCGTGCCCCCGGCCCCCGGGGGTCATACCTGGGTGGTTACTCTGCTGGGCGGGGTATCTACAGCCGGTACCATGAAGGCAAAGCCAAGGGCCCCGACAACAAGGCCTACGAGCTGATACCCTCTATGGAGCTGACTGCCTCAGTCAACCCGTTGGGCATCAAGCCTTGCACAA tggGCCTGCAGGCTCTAGGAGGCCAGTACCCGGTGTTCCAGGGAGCCAAGCTGATGGAGGAAGGGAAGATGCATCACTCTGTGGAACACCTCATTAACCCCCTGGCCCTGCAGCACGACCACACAGCCCAGAACACACAGACTGTTATACCTGCTGtctcctcacctccaccctaccaggtacacacacagactgttATACCTACTGtctcctcacctccaccctaccag ggTCGTCCCATCACACCAGTGTACACCATGACCCACAACATGCAGCGTATCCCCACGGCCAGTGGTCTGTACGGAGCAGGCTATATGCCCATCACCAACTACAACGCTGCTGCCCTGGCAGCCCTGCAGAAGAACGCAGCCGTGGCCGCTGCAGCCTACGGAGGGTACGCTGGTTACGCCGTGCCCCAGGCCTTCCCTGCCGCAGCGTTTCAGGTGCCCATCCACGACGTCTACCAGACCTACTGA
- the LOC139419174 gene encoding RNA-binding protein 47-like isoform X4 has translation MTAEDPASSSSAMSNNPAPSGSNPPGPSHHSPHGPITVPEGVSGAHNEAALVSLMERTGYGMVQENGQRKYGPPPGWESASPPRGCEIFVGKIPRDVYEDELVPVFESAGQIYEMRLMMDFDGKNRGYAFVMYTQKHQAKRAVRELNNYEVRPGRLLGVCCSVDNCRLFIGGIPKTKKREEILEEVSKVTEGVLDVIVYASAADKMKNRGFAFVEYESHRAAAMARRKLMPGRIQLWGHQIAVDWAEPEIDVDEDVMETVKILYVRNLMMETSEDTLRQVFGQWNQGCVERVKKIRDYAFVHFSSRDDAVVAMDHLNGTEVEGSCIEVTLAKPVDKEQYTRYQKASKGGATAAAAVAAPEPVQQNYVYQCDPYTLTYYGYPYNTLIGPNRDYFIKAGAVRGRGRATAGSRAPGPRGSYLGGYSAGRGIYSRYHEGKAKGPDNKAYELIPSMELTASVNPLGIKPCTMGLQALGGQYPVFQGAKLMEEGKMHHSVEHLINPLALQHDHTAQNTQTVIPAVSSPPPYQGRPITPVYTMTHNMQRIPTASGLYGAGYMPITNYNAAALAALQKNAAVAAAAYGGYAGYAVPQAFPAAAFQVPIHDVYQTY, from the exons ATGACAGCCGAAGATcccgcctcctcctcttcagccATGAGTAATAACCCAGCGCCTTCCGGTTCCAACCCCCCAGGCCCTTCCCATCACTCCCCGCACGGACCAATCACAGTGCCCGAGGGTGTGTCCGGGGCCCACAATGAAGCGGCCCTAGTGTCTCTGATGGAGCGTACGGGTTACGGCATGGTGCAGGAGAACGGTCAGAGGAAATACGGCCCTCCGCCGGGCTGGGAATCCGCCTCCCCGCCACGCGGCTGTGAGATCTTCGTGGGTAAGATTCCCCGGGACGTCTACGAAGACGAGCTGGTCCCGGTTTTCGAGTCGGCGGGTCAGATCTACGAGATGCGTCTGATGATGGACTTTGATGGTAAGAACCGCGGCTACGCCTTCGTcatgtacacacagaaacaccagGCTAAACGGGCCGTGCGGGAGCTCAACAACTACGAGGTGCGTCCCGGACGCCTACTAGGGGTCTGCTGCTCTGTGGACAACTGTCGCCTCTTCATCGGGGGCATCCCCAAAAccaagaagagagaggagatccTGGAGGAGGTGTCCAAGGTGACGGAGGGCGTCCTGGACGTCATAGTGTACGCCAGCGCTGCGGACAAGATGAAGAACCGGGGCTTTGCCTTCGTGGAGTATGAGAGTCACCGTGCCGCGGCCATGGCGCGCAGGAAGCTGATGCCCGGCAGGATCCAGCTGTGGGGGCACCAGATCGCCGTGGACTGGGCGGAGCCGGAGATAGACGTGGACGAGGACGTCATGGAGACCGTGAAGATTCTATACGTCAGGAACCTGATGATGGAGACCAGCGAGGACACACTGCGACAG GTGTTTGGCCAGTGGAACCAGGGCTGCGTGGAACGTGTCAAGAAGATCCGCGACTACGCCTTCGTCCACTTCTCGTCCCGTGACGATGCCGTGGTTGCCATGGACCACTTGAACGGGACGGAGGTGGAGGGGTCCTGTATCGAGGTCACCCTGGCTAAGCCTGTCGACAAAGAGCAGTACACGCGTTACCAGAAGGCATCTAAAGGGGGCGCTACAGCGGCCGCGGCCGTGGCAGCTCCGGAACCAGTCCAGCAGAACTACGTGTACCAGTGTGACCCCTACACCCTCACCTACTATGGGTACCCTTACAACACGCTGATCGGACCCAACAGGGACTACTTCATCAAAG CAGGTGCTGTGCGAGGTCGTGGCCGAGCGACGGCAGGTAGCCGTGCCCCCGGCCCCCGGGGGTCATACCTGGGTGGTTACTCTGCTGGGCGGGGTATCTACAGCCGGTACCATGAAGGCAAAGCCAAGGGCCCCGACAACAAGGCCTACGAGCTGATACCCTCTATGGAGCTGACTGCCTCAGTCAACCCGTTGGGCATCAAGCCTTGCACAA tggGCCTGCAGGCTCTAGGAGGCCAGTACCCGGTGTTCCAGGGAGCCAAGCTGATGGAGGAAGGGAAGATGCATCACTCTGTGGAACACCTCATTAACCCCCTGGCCCTGCAGCACGACCACACAGCCCAGAACACACAGACTGTTATACCTGCTGtctcctcacctccaccctaccag ggTCGTCCCATCACACCAGTGTACACCATGACCCACAACATGCAGCGTATCCCCACGGCCAGTGGTCTGTACGGAGCAGGCTATATGCCCATCACCAACTACAACGCTGCTGCCCTGGCAGCCCTGCAGAAGAACGCAGCCGTGGCCGCTGCAGCCTACGGAGGGTACGCTGGTTACGCCGTGCCCCAGGCCTTCCCTGCCGCAGCGTTTCAGGTGCCCATCCACGACGTCTACCAGACCTACTGA
- the LOC139419174 gene encoding RNA-binding protein 47-like isoform X5 — protein sequence MTAEDPASSSSAMSNNPAPSGSNPPGPSHHSPHGPITVPEGVSGAHNEAALVSLMERTGYGMVQENGQRKYGPPPGWESASPPRGCEIFVGKIPRDVYEDELVPVFESAGQIYEMRLMMDFDGKNRGYAFVMYTQKHQAKRAVRELNNYEVRPGRLLGVCCSVDNCRLFIGGIPKTKKREEILEEVSKVTEGVLDVIVYASAADKMKNRGFAFVEYESHRAAAMARRKLMPGRIQLWGHQIAVDWAEPEIDVDEDVMETVKILYVRNLMMETSEDTLRQVFGQWNQGCVERVKKIRDYAFVHFSSRDDAVVAMDHLNGTEVEGSCIEVTLAKPVDKEQYTRYQKASKGGATAAAAVAAPEPVQQNYVYQCDPYTLTYYGYPYNTLIGPNRDYFIKVGLQALGGQYPVFQGAKLMEEGKMHHSVEHLINPLALQHDHTAQNTQTVIPAVSSPPPYQVHTQTVIPTVSSPPPYQGRPITPVYTMTHNMQRIPTASGLYGAGYMPITNYNAAALAALQKNAAVAAAAYGGYAGYAVPQAFPAAAFQVPIHDVYQTY from the exons ATGACAGCCGAAGATcccgcctcctcctcttcagccATGAGTAATAACCCAGCGCCTTCCGGTTCCAACCCCCCAGGCCCTTCCCATCACTCCCCGCACGGACCAATCACAGTGCCCGAGGGTGTGTCCGGGGCCCACAATGAAGCGGCCCTAGTGTCTCTGATGGAGCGTACGGGTTACGGCATGGTGCAGGAGAACGGTCAGAGGAAATACGGCCCTCCGCCGGGCTGGGAATCCGCCTCCCCGCCACGCGGCTGTGAGATCTTCGTGGGTAAGATTCCCCGGGACGTCTACGAAGACGAGCTGGTCCCGGTTTTCGAGTCGGCGGGTCAGATCTACGAGATGCGTCTGATGATGGACTTTGATGGTAAGAACCGCGGCTACGCCTTCGTcatgtacacacagaaacaccagGCTAAACGGGCCGTGCGGGAGCTCAACAACTACGAGGTGCGTCCCGGACGCCTACTAGGGGTCTGCTGCTCTGTGGACAACTGTCGCCTCTTCATCGGGGGCATCCCCAAAAccaagaagagagaggagatccTGGAGGAGGTGTCCAAGGTGACGGAGGGCGTCCTGGACGTCATAGTGTACGCCAGCGCTGCGGACAAGATGAAGAACCGGGGCTTTGCCTTCGTGGAGTATGAGAGTCACCGTGCCGCGGCCATGGCGCGCAGGAAGCTGATGCCCGGCAGGATCCAGCTGTGGGGGCACCAGATCGCCGTGGACTGGGCGGAGCCGGAGATAGACGTGGACGAGGACGTCATGGAGACCGTGAAGATTCTATACGTCAGGAACCTGATGATGGAGACCAGCGAGGACACACTGCGACAG GTGTTTGGCCAGTGGAACCAGGGCTGCGTGGAACGTGTCAAGAAGATCCGCGACTACGCCTTCGTCCACTTCTCGTCCCGTGACGATGCCGTGGTTGCCATGGACCACTTGAACGGGACGGAGGTGGAGGGGTCCTGTATCGAGGTCACCCTGGCTAAGCCTGTCGACAAAGAGCAGTACACGCGTTACCAGAAGGCATCTAAAGGGGGCGCTACAGCGGCCGCGGCCGTGGCAGCTCCGGAACCAGTCCAGCAGAACTACGTGTACCAGTGTGACCCCTACACCCTCACCTACTATGGGTACCCTTACAACACGCTGATCGGACCCAACAGGGACTACTTCATCAAAG tggGCCTGCAGGCTCTAGGAGGCCAGTACCCGGTGTTCCAGGGAGCCAAGCTGATGGAGGAAGGGAAGATGCATCACTCTGTGGAACACCTCATTAACCCCCTGGCCCTGCAGCACGACCACACAGCCCAGAACACACAGACTGTTATACCTGCTGtctcctcacctccaccctaccaggtacacacacagactgttATACCTACTGtctcctcacctccaccctaccag ggTCGTCCCATCACACCAGTGTACACCATGACCCACAACATGCAGCGTATCCCCACGGCCAGTGGTCTGTACGGAGCAGGCTATATGCCCATCACCAACTACAACGCTGCTGCCCTGGCAGCCCTGCAGAAGAACGCAGCCGTGGCCGCTGCAGCCTACGGAGGGTACGCTGGTTACGCCGTGCCCCAGGCCTTCCCTGCCGCAGCGTTTCAGGTGCCCATCCACGACGTCTACCAGACCTACTGA
- the LOC139419174 gene encoding RNA-binding protein 47-like isoform X6 produces MTAEDPASSSSAMSNNPAPSGSNPPGPSHHSPHGPITVPEGVSGAHNEAALVSLMERTGYGMVQENGQRKYGPPPGWESASPPRGCEIFVGKIPRDVYEDELVPVFESAGQIYEMRLMMDFDGKNRGYAFVMYTQKHQAKRAVRELNNYEVRPGRLLGVCCSVDNCRLFIGGIPKTKKREEILEEVSKVTEGVLDVIVYASAADKMKNRGFAFVEYESHRAAAMARRKLMPGRIQLWGHQIAVDWAEPEIDVDEDVMETVKILYVRNLMMETSEDTLRQVFGQWNQGCVERVKKIRDYAFVHFSSRDDAVVAMDHLNGTEVEGSCIEVTLAKPVDKEQYTRYQKASKGGATAAAAVAAPEPVQQNYVYQCDPYTLTYYGYPYNTLIGPNRDYFIKVGLQALGGQYPVFQGAKLMEEGKMHHSVEHLINPLALQHDHTAQNTQTVIPAVSSPPPYQGRPITPVYTMTHNMQRIPTASGLYGAGYMPITNYNAAALAALQKNAAVAAAAYGGYAGYAVPQAFPAAAFQVPIHDVYQTY; encoded by the exons ATGACAGCCGAAGATcccgcctcctcctcttcagccATGAGTAATAACCCAGCGCCTTCCGGTTCCAACCCCCCAGGCCCTTCCCATCACTCCCCGCACGGACCAATCACAGTGCCCGAGGGTGTGTCCGGGGCCCACAATGAAGCGGCCCTAGTGTCTCTGATGGAGCGTACGGGTTACGGCATGGTGCAGGAGAACGGTCAGAGGAAATACGGCCCTCCGCCGGGCTGGGAATCCGCCTCCCCGCCACGCGGCTGTGAGATCTTCGTGGGTAAGATTCCCCGGGACGTCTACGAAGACGAGCTGGTCCCGGTTTTCGAGTCGGCGGGTCAGATCTACGAGATGCGTCTGATGATGGACTTTGATGGTAAGAACCGCGGCTACGCCTTCGTcatgtacacacagaaacaccagGCTAAACGGGCCGTGCGGGAGCTCAACAACTACGAGGTGCGTCCCGGACGCCTACTAGGGGTCTGCTGCTCTGTGGACAACTGTCGCCTCTTCATCGGGGGCATCCCCAAAAccaagaagagagaggagatccTGGAGGAGGTGTCCAAGGTGACGGAGGGCGTCCTGGACGTCATAGTGTACGCCAGCGCTGCGGACAAGATGAAGAACCGGGGCTTTGCCTTCGTGGAGTATGAGAGTCACCGTGCCGCGGCCATGGCGCGCAGGAAGCTGATGCCCGGCAGGATCCAGCTGTGGGGGCACCAGATCGCCGTGGACTGGGCGGAGCCGGAGATAGACGTGGACGAGGACGTCATGGAGACCGTGAAGATTCTATACGTCAGGAACCTGATGATGGAGACCAGCGAGGACACACTGCGACAG GTGTTTGGCCAGTGGAACCAGGGCTGCGTGGAACGTGTCAAGAAGATCCGCGACTACGCCTTCGTCCACTTCTCGTCCCGTGACGATGCCGTGGTTGCCATGGACCACTTGAACGGGACGGAGGTGGAGGGGTCCTGTATCGAGGTCACCCTGGCTAAGCCTGTCGACAAAGAGCAGTACACGCGTTACCAGAAGGCATCTAAAGGGGGCGCTACAGCGGCCGCGGCCGTGGCAGCTCCGGAACCAGTCCAGCAGAACTACGTGTACCAGTGTGACCCCTACACCCTCACCTACTATGGGTACCCTTACAACACGCTGATCGGACCCAACAGGGACTACTTCATCAAAG tggGCCTGCAGGCTCTAGGAGGCCAGTACCCGGTGTTCCAGGGAGCCAAGCTGATGGAGGAAGGGAAGATGCATCACTCTGTGGAACACCTCATTAACCCCCTGGCCCTGCAGCACGACCACACAGCCCAGAACACACAGACTGTTATACCTGCTGtctcctcacctccaccctaccag ggTCGTCCCATCACACCAGTGTACACCATGACCCACAACATGCAGCGTATCCCCACGGCCAGTGGTCTGTACGGAGCAGGCTATATGCCCATCACCAACTACAACGCTGCTGCCCTGGCAGCCCTGCAGAAGAACGCAGCCGTGGCCGCTGCAGCCTACGGAGGGTACGCTGGTTACGCCGTGCCCCAGGCCTTCCCTGCCGCAGCGTTTCAGGTGCCCATCCACGACGTCTACCAGACCTACTGA
- the LOC139419174 gene encoding RNA-binding protein 47-like isoform X1 produces the protein MTAEDPASSSSAMSNNPAPSGSNPPGPSHHSPHGPITVPEGVSGAHNEAALVSLMERTGYGMVQENGQRKYGPPPGWESASPPRGCEIFVGKIPRDVYEDELVPVFESAGQIYEMRLMMDFDGKNRGYAFVMYTQKHQAKRAVRELNNYEVRPGRLLGVCCSVDNCRLFIGGIPKTKKREEILEEVSKVTEGVLDVIVYASAADKMKNRGFAFVEYESHRAAAMARRKLMPGRIQLWGHQIAVDWAEPEIDVDEDVMETVKILYVRNLMMETSEDTLRQVFGQWNQGCVERVKKIRDYAFVHFSSRDDAVVAMDHLNGTEVEGSCIEVTLAKPVDKEQYTRYQKASKGGATAAAAVAAPEPVQQNYVYQCDPYTLTYYGYPYNTLIGPNRDYFIKGGPMIQTNAGAVRGRGRATAGSRAPGPRGSYLGGYSAGRGIYSRYHEGKAKGPDNKAYELIPSMELTASVNPLGIKPCTMGLQALGGQYPVFQGAKLMEEGKMHHSVEHLINPLALQHDHTAQNTQTVIPAVSSPPPYQVHTQTVIPTVSSPPPYQGRPITPVYTMTHNMQRIPTASGLYGAGYMPITNYNAAALAALQKNAAVAAAAYGGYAGYAVPQAFPAAAFQVPIHDVYQTY, from the exons ATGACAGCCGAAGATcccgcctcctcctcttcagccATGAGTAATAACCCAGCGCCTTCCGGTTCCAACCCCCCAGGCCCTTCCCATCACTCCCCGCACGGACCAATCACAGTGCCCGAGGGTGTGTCCGGGGCCCACAATGAAGCGGCCCTAGTGTCTCTGATGGAGCGTACGGGTTACGGCATGGTGCAGGAGAACGGTCAGAGGAAATACGGCCCTCCGCCGGGCTGGGAATCCGCCTCCCCGCCACGCGGCTGTGAGATCTTCGTGGGTAAGATTCCCCGGGACGTCTACGAAGACGAGCTGGTCCCGGTTTTCGAGTCGGCGGGTCAGATCTACGAGATGCGTCTGATGATGGACTTTGATGGTAAGAACCGCGGCTACGCCTTCGTcatgtacacacagaaacaccagGCTAAACGGGCCGTGCGGGAGCTCAACAACTACGAGGTGCGTCCCGGACGCCTACTAGGGGTCTGCTGCTCTGTGGACAACTGTCGCCTCTTCATCGGGGGCATCCCCAAAAccaagaagagagaggagatccTGGAGGAGGTGTCCAAGGTGACGGAGGGCGTCCTGGACGTCATAGTGTACGCCAGCGCTGCGGACAAGATGAAGAACCGGGGCTTTGCCTTCGTGGAGTATGAGAGTCACCGTGCCGCGGCCATGGCGCGCAGGAAGCTGATGCCCGGCAGGATCCAGCTGTGGGGGCACCAGATCGCCGTGGACTGGGCGGAGCCGGAGATAGACGTGGACGAGGACGTCATGGAGACCGTGAAGATTCTATACGTCAGGAACCTGATGATGGAGACCAGCGAGGACACACTGCGACAG GTGTTTGGCCAGTGGAACCAGGGCTGCGTGGAACGTGTCAAGAAGATCCGCGACTACGCCTTCGTCCACTTCTCGTCCCGTGACGATGCCGTGGTTGCCATGGACCACTTGAACGGGACGGAGGTGGAGGGGTCCTGTATCGAGGTCACCCTGGCTAAGCCTGTCGACAAAGAGCAGTACACGCGTTACCAGAAGGCATCTAAAGGGGGCGCTACAGCGGCCGCGGCCGTGGCAGCTCCGGAACCAGTCCAGCAGAACTACGTGTACCAGTGTGACCCCTACACCCTCACCTACTATGGGTACCCTTACAACACGCTGATCGGACCCAACAGGGACTACTTCATCAAAG GAGGCCCAATGATACAGACCAATG CAGGTGCTGTGCGAGGTCGTGGCCGAGCGACGGCAGGTAGCCGTGCCCCCGGCCCCCGGGGGTCATACCTGGGTGGTTACTCTGCTGGGCGGGGTATCTACAGCCGGTACCATGAAGGCAAAGCCAAGGGCCCCGACAACAAGGCCTACGAGCTGATACCCTCTATGGAGCTGACTGCCTCAGTCAACCCGTTGGGCATCAAGCCTTGCACAA tggGCCTGCAGGCTCTAGGAGGCCAGTACCCGGTGTTCCAGGGAGCCAAGCTGATGGAGGAAGGGAAGATGCATCACTCTGTGGAACACCTCATTAACCCCCTGGCCCTGCAGCACGACCACACAGCCCAGAACACACAGACTGTTATACCTGCTGtctcctcacctccaccctaccaggtacacacacagactgttATACCTACTGtctcctcacctccaccctaccag ggTCGTCCCATCACACCAGTGTACACCATGACCCACAACATGCAGCGTATCCCCACGGCCAGTGGTCTGTACGGAGCAGGCTATATGCCCATCACCAACTACAACGCTGCTGCCCTGGCAGCCCTGCAGAAGAACGCAGCCGTGGCCGCTGCAGCCTACGGAGGGTACGCTGGTTACGCCGTGCCCCAGGCCTTCCCTGCCGCAGCGTTTCAGGTGCCCATCCACGACGTCTACCAGACCTACTGA
- the LOC139419174 gene encoding RNA-binding protein 47-like isoform X3, giving the protein MTAEDPASSSSAMSNNPAPSGSNPPGPSHHSPHGPITVPEGVSGAHNEAALVSLMERTGYGMVQENGQRKYGPPPGWESASPPRGCEIFVGKIPRDVYEDELVPVFESAGQIYEMRLMMDFDGKNRGYAFVMYTQKHQAKRAVRELNNYEVRPGRLLGVCCSVDNCRLFIGGIPKTKKREEILEEVSKVTEGVLDVIVYASAADKMKNRGFAFVEYESHRAAAMARRKLMPGRIQLWGHQIAVDWAEPEIDVDEDVMETVKILYVRNLMMETSEDTLRQVFGQWNQGCVERVKKIRDYAFVHFSSRDDAVVAMDHLNGTEVEGSCIEVTLAKPVDKEQYTRYQKASKGGATAAAAVAAPEPVQQNYVYQCDPYTLTYYGYPYNTLIGPNRDYFIKGGPMIQTNAGAVRGRGRATAGSRAPGPRGSYLGGYSAGRGIYSRYHEGKAKGPDNKAYELIPSMELTASVNPLGIKPCTMGLQALGGQYPVFQGAKLMEEGKMHHSVEHLINPLALQHDHTAQNTQTVIPAVSSPPPYQGRPITPVYTMTHNMQRIPTASGLYGAGYMPITNYNAAALAALQKNAAVAAAAYGGYAGYAVPQAFPAAAFQVPIHDVYQTY; this is encoded by the exons ATGACAGCCGAAGATcccgcctcctcctcttcagccATGAGTAATAACCCAGCGCCTTCCGGTTCCAACCCCCCAGGCCCTTCCCATCACTCCCCGCACGGACCAATCACAGTGCCCGAGGGTGTGTCCGGGGCCCACAATGAAGCGGCCCTAGTGTCTCTGATGGAGCGTACGGGTTACGGCATGGTGCAGGAGAACGGTCAGAGGAAATACGGCCCTCCGCCGGGCTGGGAATCCGCCTCCCCGCCACGCGGCTGTGAGATCTTCGTGGGTAAGATTCCCCGGGACGTCTACGAAGACGAGCTGGTCCCGGTTTTCGAGTCGGCGGGTCAGATCTACGAGATGCGTCTGATGATGGACTTTGATGGTAAGAACCGCGGCTACGCCTTCGTcatgtacacacagaaacaccagGCTAAACGGGCCGTGCGGGAGCTCAACAACTACGAGGTGCGTCCCGGACGCCTACTAGGGGTCTGCTGCTCTGTGGACAACTGTCGCCTCTTCATCGGGGGCATCCCCAAAAccaagaagagagaggagatccTGGAGGAGGTGTCCAAGGTGACGGAGGGCGTCCTGGACGTCATAGTGTACGCCAGCGCTGCGGACAAGATGAAGAACCGGGGCTTTGCCTTCGTGGAGTATGAGAGTCACCGTGCCGCGGCCATGGCGCGCAGGAAGCTGATGCCCGGCAGGATCCAGCTGTGGGGGCACCAGATCGCCGTGGACTGGGCGGAGCCGGAGATAGACGTGGACGAGGACGTCATGGAGACCGTGAAGATTCTATACGTCAGGAACCTGATGATGGAGACCAGCGAGGACACACTGCGACAG GTGTTTGGCCAGTGGAACCAGGGCTGCGTGGAACGTGTCAAGAAGATCCGCGACTACGCCTTCGTCCACTTCTCGTCCCGTGACGATGCCGTGGTTGCCATGGACCACTTGAACGGGACGGAGGTGGAGGGGTCCTGTATCGAGGTCACCCTGGCTAAGCCTGTCGACAAAGAGCAGTACACGCGTTACCAGAAGGCATCTAAAGGGGGCGCTACAGCGGCCGCGGCCGTGGCAGCTCCGGAACCAGTCCAGCAGAACTACGTGTACCAGTGTGACCCCTACACCCTCACCTACTATGGGTACCCTTACAACACGCTGATCGGACCCAACAGGGACTACTTCATCAAAG GAGGCCCAATGATACAGACCAATG CAGGTGCTGTGCGAGGTCGTGGCCGAGCGACGGCAGGTAGCCGTGCCCCCGGCCCCCGGGGGTCATACCTGGGTGGTTACTCTGCTGGGCGGGGTATCTACAGCCGGTACCATGAAGGCAAAGCCAAGGGCCCCGACAACAAGGCCTACGAGCTGATACCCTCTATGGAGCTGACTGCCTCAGTCAACCCGTTGGGCATCAAGCCTTGCACAA tggGCCTGCAGGCTCTAGGAGGCCAGTACCCGGTGTTCCAGGGAGCCAAGCTGATGGAGGAAGGGAAGATGCATCACTCTGTGGAACACCTCATTAACCCCCTGGCCCTGCAGCACGACCACACAGCCCAGAACACACAGACTGTTATACCTGCTGtctcctcacctccaccctaccag ggTCGTCCCATCACACCAGTGTACACCATGACCCACAACATGCAGCGTATCCCCACGGCCAGTGGTCTGTACGGAGCAGGCTATATGCCCATCACCAACTACAACGCTGCTGCCCTGGCAGCCCTGCAGAAGAACGCAGCCGTGGCCGCTGCAGCCTACGGAGGGTACGCTGGTTACGCCGTGCCCCAGGCCTTCCCTGCCGCAGCGTTTCAGGTGCCCATCCACGACGTCTACCAGACCTACTGA